The Miscanthus floridulus cultivar M001 chromosome 6, ASM1932011v1, whole genome shotgun sequence genomic interval CAAGAATCTGTTTGTCCGCGTCACCGTCTTGGTTTTGTTCCTCCTCGTGACTGATTCGTCGTTCTGAATAATCCATTTTTGTCTAATTGATTTCAGCGCCGGTTCCATCGGGTTTTTTATGCAAGAGTAGACGACTTGGCAGGCTGTTGCGACTGGTGGTTGGATAGCAGGACCAATTTCTTGGCGTGTGCCCCCTCCCTTTTAGCCAGATTGAGGACAATTTCAGCCAATTTTGTAGGAACCCGTAAAACCCATCCGGAGAATTTTTGTTGCGCGTCCCATGATTAGGAGCTGTTGCTGGACAGTGCCTACACTCTGGAGTTTTAGTGCGAATTGTTACCCAGTTTCAGTCAATTTTGATCGAGCCCAGAGAAAGTGCCAATTTGGGAGCTTCCAGCTGGTGCTGCAATCTGCATTCTTCTAAGGCCATCGGTGGGGAATTTCTGTTCCTTGGTGGCAGATGGGTTGCTCCAACTCTAAAGTGGACAATGAGGAGCCCGTGAGGCGCTCCAAGGACAGGAAGCAGCTCATGAAGCAGCTCGTGCGCCGCCGCCCTGAGCTTGCAGCTGCGCACATTGCATACCTGCACGCCCTCCGCAACACAGGAGCCACCCTCCGGCAATTTGTGGAGCTGGAGTCTGCATTGTCACAGCAGCCTCCCGTAGACCTTGCGGCGCCGCCCTCGCCTACTCCACAGCagccaccgcctcctcctcctgaACCCTCAGTGACATCCTCATTGCCACCCTCGCCACACCCCCCGCCGCCTCTCCCTTTTAGTCCAATAACCACCATAAGAAAGATGGAGAAGAGAGATGATgagctgccaccaccaccacctctggTTTTGAGTCCAATAAGATTAAGAAAGAGGGATGATGAGCTCCATGGGGGTGATtttactgatgatgatgatgacaccgACAGCTGCTCAACTCCTCTACCACCACCCCTGCCACCCGGCATAGATTGGGAGGACTTGGATCCCTACAATGTGCACCCCTTGAGTTTCCCATCTCCATTTGCTGATAGGAACGATAAAGAAGTGGCCTCGCAGGTTACCATGGACAATGATCCTGAGGTAGACACGGAATTTGATGTAgaggaggatgaaagtgtgctTGGCAATGATGATGGCGTTATGGATAGGGTCCATGTGAATCCAGCCAAGGGTAGAGCTCTGGGTGATGGCAACTGTTCAATGGTGAGCTGGGTGACAAAGGATTCAGACTCTATGGCGGTGCCTTGGAGGAGTAAGAAGTCACTTGTAGAGATTGTTAAGGAGATTGATGAGTACTTCTTGAAAGCAGCAGCGAGTGGGAATGACGTTGTGATTCTTTTGGACTCTGCTGGTGGGCGGCCTGATGCCTTAGAGGTAGAAGCAAAGAAAGGTAATATGTGCCCATGTAAATGTACATATTTTTGATATGTCTGCTCTAGAATCTTCTTTCTTTGGGGGTGCCGTGTTAATGCTCTTTTGGAAAAGTCTACGAATCATTAAGCAAAGTAGtttgatgtttagtgtatgaaaATGTGTTGTGTCGTGGAAAATGAAATTGACGACAAGATATCCATCTAGAATCCATCTACTAGTTTTGAAATTGAATTGATTAATGTGTCTCCATTTCATGGTTTGCTCTTTTTGACACATTGATTCATATCACTGTTCTGCTGCTGTTCACTAAGAATCCAGACTCAATCAAAAGCATGAAATGTCCTTTTTGAAACCATTGTAGGATCCTCAGAAGAACTGCAAAGAAGATTGTTTATACAGAATCTGTTTTAATTTGTCCTGTTTAGGAGAAGTTACTTCGGGCTTATGAATGTATAATCTTTTATTTGATTTAGTTGTTGTATATGGACCTTCTGGTCTATACACTGTTTGGTTCTCCGATGCTTTTTTCTGTGTAAATGTATTGCAACATCCATGGAAAGTGACCGGTATTAGAAACCATTTCATGATCAAGTGCATCACTACATTACTCTGTTACAGTGGAGTAAAAATGAAAGGACAGAAGCATTGTCTTTCTTGGTGTTCAGACACTCCTGAATTGTGTTGTTTGTTCCAGGTGCAGGAAAAAATTCCAAATCTGCAAAGGTTTTCTCCACGTTTTCTTGGAGCTGGTCTTTTAAATCTCAGCAGGCTAACAGCGAATCCTCAGTTCTGAATTCTAGTGATTCCTCTGGATATGGTTACCATGGCAAGACACTGGAGAAGCTTTATGACGAGGAGCAAAAACTCTACAAGTTAATCAAGGTGAGCTCTTGGACTAGTAGAATAATAATTTAGCTGTTAGCTACAAATTGACGAGTCACAATTTATCTGAAAATTATTTTTTGAGCagtgttgttttttttttgttctattaACAAGAGAGCATGACAGCATGATGGCAAAATCTTTAAATATTTCCACTTTATTGCTTTATCAAAAGTCAACACATTGCTGATTATTACTATTTTTATCTTGCAAGGATGAAGAATTTGCAAGGCTCCAGTATAAGAAACATGTCTCAGTGCTACAAAAGCTAGAATCAGGGGAGCATGATAGACTGCATGCAGAAAGAGTTCGGGATGCTATTGAAGAACTGCAAACTCGGATAATCTCATTGGAGGAAGCTGTGAGTTTGGCGTGTTTTTCCATATCAAATCTCAGAGACGAGGAATTATATCCTCAGATTATTGAATTATCTGCTGGGTAAGCTCCAAAAGTTAGCTAACTATAATACTAAAAAACTGCTATTTTAAAAGAAACATCCACTAGTACTTGTTCTTGTATTAACATTAGCAGATAATTTCATTTGGAACTCCCAAATATGGCTTATTAACTTGTAAGTCACATGCTGAGTGTTGTCATACTGGAGCTTTTTTGTAATTAGAATGTTAGACAGTAGTTACCTCATGCATAATGCGACTTTTGTCTTGGAATGTGGCCCTTGGATTAATAATAAATGAATGCATGTAGCAAGTTATCATTGCAGCTCAGTGTCAATGCCTCAAACGTTACATTTTTTATGCATTTTGAGTCCTTATCACAGTACTATTTCATTGGTGTTACCTTGTCTGAACTTTCTTCTCTTGATCTAGGCTTGTGCATATGTGGAGAAACATGTACGAGTGCCATCAGGTCCAGAATCATATTGTCCAGCAAGTTAGTCTCCTTGGCAACATACCTGGGAGTGAACCAACAAGTGACACTCATTGCCAGGCAACATGTCAACTGGAAATTGAGGTGTCTGGATGGCACAATGCCTTCTGCAATCTCATCACATTGCAGCGTGAATACATTAGCATCCTTAACCAATGGATTAGTCTCACAGACTGCCTTCCAGATGATGGTGGCTTAATGAGAAGTTCATCTGGAATCCGTAGCCTCTCCGAGGAACTCCAGCGTGCTCTTGACAGGCTACCGGAGAAGGTATGATAGATCCAACTTGCCCTTTTCTTTCCGTTGAAACCCAGCTTTCAGCAACTTTTGGTTAAGGATATATAATTTTTCTTTGAAAAGAAACCTGTGGCTTATTCATTATGAACTGAAGGACTAGTGTATTCTCACAAACTTCGTTGTGCTTATATCATTTAGCTATTTTCTCCCCTCTTTAAAAGGTGTCCCTTATTTATACAAACAGGTAGCAGCTGAAGCAATAAAGACCTTTATGTCAATCATACACTCTATAGTTGTACAGCAGAGTGAAGAGCGCCAACTAAAGAAGAAGTCAGATAACATGGATAGCAAGTTCCAGACCCAGTTAGAGAAACACAGTGAAAATGCAATGCAAAACTCAGCCCAGCATCCAAATAAGAATCACTATTCAGTATCAAAGAATGAAACGAAACTGGGTGCATTTAGGaaagcaggttgaggaggagaaGGCCAGATACCTAACCTCTGTGAGGGTCTGCCGAGCCATGACACTGAACAATCTGCAGACAGGCCTTCCAAATGTGTTCCATGCTCTGGTGGGATTCTCAGGATTGTGCGTGCAGGCATTTGAAGGTATCAGCAGATGCAGTGAAGTTGCTGTTAGTCACTCGTGAGCGGCTTCACCTGCTATTTGCTCGTGACCTTGGTTCGATGACTGTGATTATTCATTGTAAGTAGGCAAAGTATAAACTGGTTCCACGTGAATACCCTTCGCTTTTCCGGGGGATTATGTGAAGTCAATATAGGCATAATAGTCTTGAATAGATCACAAAGTCTCAATTTGAGAAGAGATGGTTACCTGTGAGGATAGTGGTAGAAATATGAAGTATCATAAAACATATGTGGCTTTAAATTCTGGAAAGGATTCATGCAGATGATAATTCTACTcatctcaatattttccaatgtctttcctcaaaaaaaaaaaaatccaatacCCAGAAACTGTCCTGGATCACAAGTTCACAACCGACAGACAATCTCAATGCTTGGTTGTGATTGCATGGGAAGTACTACTCTGTACTTAATCATTTACATTTTGACCGAACCAGTGTTTTTTCCCtttatattatatttatatataactGTTTTGTTATGGTTTACATACTCTGAATCTATGCCTCTGATTCCAGTTGCACAATGCCCTTAAATCTGGGTTGTAAAATTTTTTAGTTCATATGTAATATTGCGCATTATAAAACGCACATACATGTGCAAGGTTTTTTTTTGCTTGCCATGAAACGGTATTAACATTACTTGATTTATTGAGTTATAAGAAAACTACCTGTCAAAGTCATTCCTtaaatactactccctccgtttcaaattattaAAAGACGTTTTAGTTTTTCTAATATATTCTTTTtattatgcatctagacatagtgtGTATCTAAGTACATAGTAAAAGCTAAGTATTTAGAAAACCCAAAATgtcataatttgaaatggagagagtAATTGTAGATCAAATATAAGCATCCGCATATATATTTGAAGATAATAAACTGCAAACTACATAAAAAGGTAAACATGGTATTTAAGCCACCAACAATTGATACTAATCGCGTACTATAAACCAAATAACTTACACTATTAACAGGTCACATACGAAGCTAGCACCGCAAAATGATTAAAAAATATGAATAATCTTAACTAATAAACTCAATGATATActctctattttaaattataagatgttttggctttctagatacattgtttttactatgtatctatttttttttaaacaactactatgcatctagatatagtgtatatctaagtgcataacaaaaactatatatttaaaaaaatcaaaatgtcttgtaatttagaacggagagagtagTTTGTGCTTTGAGTTTTCACCTCAAGATCATGTAAGTGGGAATATGGGCGAGGATGCAGATGGAGGACTATAAAAGTTTGAATGGACCATCTATCATGCAGCATTTGGGGTAGCAATATTTTACCTTTTCCAAATGATTTACTATGCTATCACCATCTTTGCTCAGTATGTGGGAGTTTCACAATTCGAAATTATCCATGTTTATGGCGTATTTTATGAATAAAAAAAGTCAATTTAAAATGACATGACCAGTGATGGTTTTAAGAAAAAGAAGTGAAATGGTGCGTGAAAGCATCtatgcccctagttgggtttcggtgattaatgacaatacgtgattactgtgactaacatatgttttgcagaaacaattgagttaggtcacggtaatggagatcgattgggcaatcaaagttgtcatacccctacgatggaaatcgtttcgattttcaaaggatggacgacaaggttaaggatggactagttctaagtgtcgattggagttggagagacacttagagtagtttaggactttgttttttcctttggccatactattaaggggggtatgaatgggtagcttgacctaggtgagtctagtgagtaaggtgtggtgcacacttgttaaaactagcactaggcagctctacaacagccctttgatccaatggagcaaacttcattcacatatgttcgagagttggaagtgaatggagggtcaaatactgaccggacgctgacttcggtgtgaccggacgctgactcagggtccggtcagttcatttgaccaaggcgaaagtgtctggaagtgaccggacgctgcgaggtcatggtaccggacgctgagggccagcgtctggtcgactccagtaaggtcccaaagagggagaatcctgatcggacgtgtccggtcaatgttgaccagacactgatcaggttccggctactgaccggacgctgctcagcaagtgaccggactctgggggtccagcgtccagtcaacatcagtaaggttccagtgaggagaaaacatgaccggatgcgtccggtcagtgttgaacGGACactaccagtgtccggtcaactcataaccattggagctcggggtatactgaccggtgtgtccggtcaacatgaccggagcgtccgatcaccccgcagaggcacataacagtttgttttttagctggtgttataaatacaacctccgctcgtgtgtgggggtacttttgctcattccaacaactgagaaacaccttagagagtgtcaagaagagcaaggtcctagtgaagtgattgagatttgagaatccaaaagagagctctcattagtgaagatcaagagtagcaaagtgtgcatccaccttctcattaggcttgtcatggtcaagtgagagttcgtgcttgttactcttggtgatcgccatcacctagacggcttggtggtgattgggagcttggtgatcatctaaaGAGCTTCTGGATGACCCAAgccaagttgtgagcagttgtgggtgattcaccacaacggagtgtcaaagaatcaacccgtagagaacacttgatccttgcgcggatcaagggggagctacacccttgcgcaggtgctccaatgaggactagtggggagtggcgactctccgatacctcagcaaaacatcatcgcgttccttcctctctaattactttgagcatttactttgtgcaattcaatttatgtctttacattcatagaattgccatgctagagtaggattggaacttaggttacaagtcttttgtgcggtagaataattaggaacactttctaggcataaggggttaattgggctaaccataggatttaattattgcaaagaaatttagaattagcccaattcacccctcctcttgggcatcttgatcctttcaattggtatcagagccttgtgctcatgtatttaggcttaaccgcctagagcaagatgtctcacgaggatggacctcctcctatctttgagggagatgactttccttattagaaaattcgcatggaggcgtatttggaggctctagatgttggtatacttagagccgcctcacaaggcttcccaaaacctcaggatgctactaacctataaggcgatgaggtgaattatgagaagtggaatgcaaaggctcgaaacaccatctttagaggcctttgcaaagatgtgttcaatcgggtgaggaaccacaaagatacccatgcactatggtcagacgtttgtgcgctctatgagggaactaagagtgagcgtgaggaatgctatcatattgtcatgaaaaagctcaactcttttgaaatgcttcctaaagaatatgctaatgaaatgtattcacgtttgaatgttcttgtagaggaagtcaatgggcttggactcactcaaatgcaaccatctgatgttgtaagaaagatcttgagtgtcctctccattgacaaatatgggcatattgtgaccgtgctacatcaaggtgatctttccaccgctacatcgacacaaatcttggggaaggtcaatgctcatgagatatacatgcacatcacgtcacaagatggctcatcctctaccaagaagaaagataaagacttagcattcaaagctagccaagagaagggcaaggcaagacttgagtatgagagctcaagtgatggtgaagttgatgatgaaagtcttgctctcatggtgaagaagaccgccaagatgctaaagaagctcaacaagagtggcatcaagtttgatggcaagaagaagttcttcactagctctaaaaggaagccaatctccgaaatggattgctacaattgtagagaacttggtcatttagctcaccaatgcacaaagcccaagaaagacaagttcaagaacaagaacaagggcaagaaagatgactcaagcaatgaagataaagatgagaagaaaaagaacaagccatacaagaagagagatggcaaaaagaaagacttccacaagaagaagaagagtgaaaagacttacatcatcggtgattgtctcatggacattgattcatctagtggatcattcgatgatgatagtggtaacgagaaggtggccgccattgctattgactcatcatcttcaccaccatcaTTACCATTatcctctatacacctatgccttatggtcaaaggtgaacgaaaggtatcacatgatgataatagtagtggtgatgatcatgctcataatgatgatagtgatagtgatagtgatagcgatgatgatgaatatgagtcacctacttatgatgatcttgctaaattgctaaagaaatacactaagatcattataaagactagagctaaaaatgaaaagcttgagattaagaatgattctcttttagctaaatgtgagatacccaaaaaggctagtgttgagcttagagaagcaaatgatgctatgttatccaaactcaaggagctcaaatcttctaagaaagagcttaaagataaa includes:
- the LOC136456184 gene encoding protein ALTERED PHOSPHATE STARVATION RESPONSE 1-like, producing the protein MGCSNSKVDNEEPVRRSKDRKQLMKQLVRRRPELAAAHIAYLHALRNTGATLRQFVELESALSQQPPVDLAAPPSPTPQQPPPPPPEPSVTSSLPPSPHPPPPLPFSPITTIRKMEKRDDELPPPPPLVLSPIRLRKRDDELHGGDFTDDDDDTDSCSTPLPPPLPPGIDWEDLDPYNVHPLSFPSPFADRNDKEVASQVTMDNDPEVDTEFDVEEDESVLGNDDGVMDRVHVNPAKGRALGDGNCSMVSWVTKDSDSMAVPWRSKKSLVEIVKEIDEYFLKAAASGNDVVILLDSAGGRPDALEVEAKKGAGKNSKSAKVFSTFSWSWSFKSQQANSESSVLNSSDSSGYGYHGKTLEKLYDEEQKLYKLIKDEEFARLQYKKHVSVLQKLESGEHDRLHAERVRDAIEELQTRIISLEEAVSLACFSISNLRDEELYPQIIELSAGLVHMWRNMYECHQVQNHIVQQVSLLGNIPGSEPTSDTHCQATCQLEIEVSGWHNAFCNLITLQREYISILNQWISLTDCLPDDGGLMRSSSGIRSLSEELQRALDRLPEKVAAEAIKTFMSIIHSIVVQQSEERQLKKKSDNMDSKFQTQLEKHSENAMQNSAQHPNKNHYSVSKNETKLGAFRKAG